From the genome of Candidatus Electrothrix communis, one region includes:
- the phnD gene encoding phosphate/phosphite/phosphonate ABC transporter substrate-binding protein, which yields MKKRRTAALSKNIDTQRIFFFSVCLISLLAAPYVAWGDTTKTDPLLIGTGPYYYTDKLKKGFTPLVEYLGEKLDREVQLIITKNYEELADKVESGAIDIGFFSPVLYVQLKQRYPQLKYLVTSQTTQGGKNTAYYFSWLVARKDSGVTKVKHLRGKTFAFTNKHSSSGYIYPQGYFHWHHLAPKGFFSRVVFAGTHEKVTDMIARREVETGVSYDANLWSAEEKYGRIFRRIKRIGPILNPSFAAGADVDDILCERIVFALENIPLEVLNENLIYTGFRQLSETNFTVVAELLETVEESE from the coding sequence ATGAAAAAACGGAGAACGGCGGCGCTGTCAAAGAACATTGATACCCAACGGATATTTTTCTTCTCGGTTTGTTTGATCTCCCTGCTTGCTGCTCCATACGTTGCATGGGGAGACACTACAAAAACAGATCCGTTGCTGATCGGAACCGGTCCGTATTATTATACGGATAAATTGAAAAAAGGTTTTACTCCTCTTGTTGAATATCTTGGTGAGAAGTTAGATAGAGAGGTGCAGCTGATTATTACAAAAAATTATGAAGAATTAGCGGATAAAGTGGAGAGCGGGGCCATTGATATCGGATTTTTTAGTCCGGTGCTCTATGTCCAATTGAAGCAAAGGTATCCGCAATTGAAGTATTTGGTCACCTCGCAAACTACGCAGGGGGGTAAGAACACAGCATATTATTTCAGTTGGCTCGTAGCCCGGAAAGATTCTGGAGTGACTAAAGTTAAGCATCTTCGGGGAAAAACGTTTGCCTTTACCAATAAACACTCATCTTCCGGGTATATTTACCCGCAAGGATATTTCCACTGGCACCATCTTGCTCCAAAGGGTTTTTTCTCGCGGGTTGTTTTTGCCGGTACCCATGAAAAGGTAACCGATATGATTGCCCGGAGAGAAGTCGAAACAGGTGTCAGTTATGATGCTAACCTCTGGAGTGCGGAGGAGAAATACGGCAGGATTTTTCGGCGTATTAAGAGAATTGGCCCTATCCTGAATCCGAGTTTTGCAGCCGGAGCTGATGTCGATGATATCTTGTGCGAACGGATTGTTTTTGCCCTTGAAAATATTCCATTGGAAGTTCTGAATGAGAATTTAATCTATACAGGATTTCGACAACTCTCAGAAACGAATTTTACTGTTGTTGCAGAGTTACTGGAAACCGTAGAAGAATCAGAGTGA
- a CDS encoding response regulator translates to MNISGEQIFAMDGRKERGIHITGGLGRTLFLTFLLLALGPLSVVSYISYQNATESLRHETTEALSAAMEYKRDLIKKYFTEIDIGINLQAELSSNINMMRRLSADFKKSGLSLPDFISTTDWEIINTEDGNSLRAYQSAHVYQDVYLIDMLGNVLYTASEQHVGDNVLTEKYGLQKLTCAYQAALDTGRSALSDYGFHGPGGKKTSLFLARALENDETGEQIGVLVFELPYNQLDSYMQVHFGLGESGETYLVGTDFLIRSSLRFLDDSTILQTRIETALLHHWLEEHEKWHRLYEQFPEEHFPGPNSTKEMIYTNYQEVPVLGMYSSLEFLKKWGIHWVLVAEVNEKEAFASASALKYIVISLLVSIAGIVLLLSWIITVRLVSPLRQLTQWSGQVASGDLSILDISAPRNEIGQLNRSFRQTVMSLQQAAEENKRYNWLQTGQLELDDQLRGDQSLSELSRRITNYLASYLGAQIGALYIHDKEGMQLQASYAYTLRKELSERFALGEGIVGQVALEKKTIMITKVPDDYIQVRSGLGARKPDNILVVPFVYNDSVKAVLELGTFTGFTELQISFLENVGEKLAVAINGAQARNQLQKALAITTEQTDILQSQQDELRTANEELEDQTQRLQASEEELQANQDQLMATNEELEEKNSSLNRQKEKIEQANEDLKLSRMEIERKAEEVAKASKYKSEFLANMSHELRTPLNSLLLLAQTLEENRQGNLTEDDVESITIIRKSGKDLLYLINDILDLSKIEAGQMNLVQDDISISELLAELKSTFLHLAEEKGLPLHFILAENVPDVIRSDRKRIDQILKNLLSNALKFTEHGAITVSVSLCTDPSAFPDILGQDILALAVQDSGVGIPPDKQKIIFEAFQQADGGTARKYGGTGLGLSISRELAELLGGEIRMESKEGEGAVFTLYLPLSVSESISESMSKQMGKDRQGVRSEKAALPMLPLSKMAEGKRAYITDDQENILDNDRTVLVIEDDARFADLLVRQCHENGLKCIATPSGEDGLRLAEEYLPSAIILDLKLPGISGWEVLETLKKQTKIRHIPVHIISADEVGELDVRNKGVVDTLRKPVSQEQLEIALLNIRETSRQHIRKLLVADRDAEQRKAVISLIGNNDVQSEEAGSGQEVIEQLTDHHYDCLVIGFDFSDMSGLALLQQLKSDKVALPPVIIYTDRKLSREETGELRQYAASIIIKGLMSKERLLDEASLFLHRMISKLPKKKQRMIRNLHEDDAIFQEKRILLVDDDMRNVFALAKVLRDRGMITVKAEDGIRALELLAQEAFDLVLMDIMMPVMDGYETIKKIREQPQYEDLPIIALTAKAMQDDRRRCLAVGANDYLAKPVDTERLFALLRLWLYS, encoded by the coding sequence GTGAACATTTCTGGTGAGCAGATTTTCGCTATGGACGGAAGAAAAGAGAGAGGTATACATATTACAGGGGGGCTTGGTAGGACTCTCTTTTTGACGTTTCTCCTGCTCGCATTAGGGCCATTGTCTGTTGTTAGCTATATAAGTTATCAGAATGCCACTGAGAGTCTACGGCATGAGACAACCGAAGCCCTGAGCGCGGCAATGGAGTACAAGCGCGATCTGATAAAAAAATATTTTACAGAGATAGATATCGGGATCAATCTGCAAGCGGAGCTTTCCTCCAATATCAATATGATGAGGAGGCTTAGTGCTGATTTCAAGAAAAGCGGACTTTCGCTACCCGATTTTATCAGTACGACTGACTGGGAGATTATTAACACAGAGGATGGGAATTCTTTGCGTGCCTATCAGAGCGCCCATGTCTATCAGGATGTTTACCTTATTGATATGTTGGGGAACGTCCTGTATACCGCTTCAGAACAACATGTTGGAGATAATGTATTAACTGAGAAATATGGGCTTCAAAAGTTGACTTGTGCTTACCAGGCTGCTTTGGATACCGGAAGGAGTGCTCTTTCTGATTACGGCTTTCATGGTCCAGGCGGAAAAAAAACATCCTTATTTTTAGCCAGAGCCTTGGAAAATGATGAGACAGGCGAGCAAATCGGCGTCTTGGTTTTTGAACTTCCATATAACCAACTGGACAGTTATATGCAGGTCCATTTTGGCCTCGGGGAATCAGGAGAAACCTATTTAGTGGGGACAGATTTTCTGATTCGTTCAAGTCTCCGTTTTTTGGATGACTCGACAATCCTGCAAACCAGGATAGAAACAGCTTTGCTCCATCATTGGCTGGAAGAGCACGAAAAATGGCATCGTCTGTATGAGCAGTTCCCAGAGGAGCATTTTCCAGGCCCAAATTCTACAAAAGAAATGATCTATACTAATTATCAGGAGGTCCCTGTTCTTGGCATGTATAGTTCTTTGGAATTTTTAAAAAAATGGGGGATTCACTGGGTTCTTGTTGCGGAAGTCAATGAAAAGGAAGCTTTTGCCTCGGCATCGGCTTTGAAGTACATCGTCATTTCTCTGCTTGTCTCCATCGCAGGGATTGTGCTCTTGCTCTCCTGGATTATTACGGTTCGTCTTGTTTCTCCTCTCCGGCAGTTGACCCAATGGTCTGGGCAGGTTGCTAGCGGTGATCTGAGTATTCTTGATATCTCGGCCCCGAGGAATGAGATTGGGCAATTGAACAGGAGTTTTCGCCAGACCGTTATGTCCCTGCAACAGGCTGCTGAAGAAAATAAACGGTATAATTGGCTCCAGACCGGTCAACTGGAACTTGATGATCAACTACGCGGCGATCAGTCATTGAGTGAATTATCCAGACGGATCACCAACTATTTAGCATCCTATCTCGGTGCTCAAATAGGTGCCCTGTATATCCATGATAAAGAGGGCATGCAGTTACAGGCGAGTTATGCTTACACGCTCAGAAAGGAGCTTTCAGAACGGTTTGCTCTTGGTGAAGGGATTGTTGGGCAGGTTGCCCTGGAGAAAAAGACCATTATGATTACCAAGGTGCCTGATGATTATATCCAGGTTCGTTCAGGTTTAGGGGCAAGAAAGCCTGATAATATCTTGGTGGTTCCTTTTGTTTATAATGATAGCGTCAAGGCAGTGCTGGAGCTCGGTACCTTTACTGGTTTTACCGAGCTGCAAATTTCTTTTCTTGAGAATGTTGGAGAGAAACTTGCTGTTGCGATTAATGGAGCTCAGGCTCGTAATCAGTTGCAGAAGGCCTTGGCGATTACGACCGAACAGACTGATATTCTGCAATCCCAGCAGGATGAGTTGAGAACGGCCAATGAAGAATTAGAGGACCAGACCCAACGTCTCCAGGCTTCAGAGGAGGAATTACAGGCCAATCAGGATCAATTGATGGCAACCAATGAAGAGCTCGAAGAAAAAAATAGCTCGCTTAATCGGCAGAAAGAGAAAATAGAGCAGGCCAACGAGGATCTGAAGCTTTCTAGGATGGAGATTGAGCGCAAGGCGGAAGAAGTGGCCAAGGCCAGTAAATATAAGTCGGAATTCCTGGCAAATATGTCCCATGAATTACGTACCCCACTCAATAGTCTGCTCTTGCTTGCTCAAACCTTGGAGGAAAATAGACAGGGGAACTTGACCGAGGATGATGTCGAGTCAATCACGATTATTCGTAAAAGCGGTAAGGATTTGCTCTATTTGATCAACGACATTCTGGATCTTTCCAAAATTGAGGCTGGTCAGATGAATTTGGTGCAGGATGATATTTCAATCAGCGAATTATTGGCAGAGTTGAAAAGCACATTCCTCCATTTAGCAGAGGAAAAAGGTCTGCCCCTGCATTTCATCCTGGCAGAAAATGTTCCAGACGTCATCAGGTCGGATAGAAAACGGATTGATCAGATCTTGAAAAATCTCCTTTCCAATGCCTTGAAGTTTACTGAGCACGGAGCGATAACCGTTTCTGTCTCGTTATGCACTGATCCTTCCGCTTTTCCAGATATCCTAGGTCAGGATATTCTAGCTCTAGCTGTTCAGGATAGCGGGGTAGGGATTCCTCCAGATAAACAGAAGATTATTTTCGAGGCCTTTCAGCAGGCCGACGGCGGCACGGCCCGAAAATACGGAGGAACCGGGCTCGGGCTGTCTATTTCCAGAGAGCTGGCCGAGTTGCTTGGTGGTGAGATTCGGATGGAAAGCAAAGAGGGAGAAGGGGCGGTCTTTACCTTATATCTTCCCTTGTCCGTGTCAGAATCTATCTCGGAATCCATGTCGAAGCAAATGGGGAAGGATCGGCAGGGGGTACGCTCGGAAAAGGCGGCGTTACCCATGCTTCCGCTATCTAAAATGGCAGAGGGGAAGCGGGCTTATATTACAGATGATCAAGAAAACATTCTGGATAACGACAGAACAGTTTTAGTGATTGAGGATGACGCTCGTTTTGCTGACTTGCTTGTCCGGCAATGCCATGAAAACGGCTTGAAATGCATTGCCACGCCCAGTGGTGAAGATGGCCTGCGGCTAGCAGAAGAATATTTACCCTCAGCAATTATTCTTGATTTAAAGCTGCCCGGAATTTCCGGATGGGAGGTATTGGAAACGCTGAAAAAACAGACGAAAATTCGCCATATCCCTGTTCATATAATTTCTGCCGATGAGGTCGGCGAATTGGATGTTCGGAATAAGGGGGTGGTCGATACCTTGAGGAAGCCTGTCAGTCAGGAACAGCTTGAGATTGCCCTCCTCAATATCCGGGAGACCTCGCGGCAGCATATCAGAAAGTTGCTTGTTGCAGACCGGGATGCAGAGCAGAGAAAGGCGGTTATCTCTCTCATAGGCAATAATGATGTACAAAGCGAAGAGGCGGGATCAGGACAGGAGGTTATTGAGCAGTTAACGGATCATCATTATGATTGCCTGGTGATAGGGTTTGATTTTTCGGATATGTCCGGATTAGCCTTGCTGCAACAATTGAAGTCCGACAAGGTGGCTCTTCCCCCGGTTATTATCTATACGGACAGGAAACTTTCCCGGGAAGAGACCGGAGAACTCCGTCAATATGCCGCTTCTATTATTATAAAGGGGTTGATGTCCAAAGAGCGCTTACTTGATGAAGCATCTCTTTTTCTCCATCGTATGATCAGCAAGCTCCCGAAAAAGAAACAACGTATGATCAGGAATCTGCATGAGGACGATGCTATCTTTCAGGAAAAACGCATCCTTCTTGTTGATGACGACATGAGAAATGTTTTTGCCTTGGCTAAGGTCTTACGTGATAGAGGTATGATAACGGTCAAGGCGGAGGACGGTATCAGAGCTCTGGAGCTCCTTGCTCAGGAGGCTTTTGATCTGGTGCTGATGGATATCATGATGCCGGTTATGGATGGCTATGAGACCATAAAAAAAATCAGAGAGCAGCCGCAATATGAGGACCTTCCTATTATCGCCTTGACCGCTAAAGCCATGCAGGATGATCGCCGCCGTTGTCTTGCTGTCGGAGCTAATGATTATCTTGCCAAGCCGGTGGATACAGAACGGCTTTTTGCTCTGCTACGGCTCTGGCTGTATTCCTGA